The Fusarium keratoplasticum isolate Fu6.1 chromosome 8, whole genome shotgun sequence genome includes a region encoding these proteins:
- a CDS encoding Amidase domain-containing protein codes for MASQRTLKIALSLAVVVALLTSPFTQVANLTYNWMRSFWQRPSALTMSVKLENTSIAEVLAGLEHGQFTAVELVTTYIKRIEQLNPRVHAVSQLNPDALAIARDRDSERKAGVPLGILHGVPVLVKDVVLTKDGLKSTNGCSGLVDAIPAYEATVIRRLRDQGAILLGKTVPTQWANYRNPGRASGGWSAVGGQCLAPYHVDQDPSGSSSGSAVAACLGLAAATIGTETSGSLSSPAQRSAVFSIKPTVGLTSRHGVYTVSEWQDTVGVIGRTVRDAATILTAIAGSDPADPFTISDPRDNDGVQKPAEGTNFAEACTEHGLRGKRIAVPRHLFPQDKVVNAAFDEALLLMESLGASIVDNVHFSEFNSNYTFSEDLEWTLGLRIALRENMKKSLAAYEENPKSLHELSDVIKYTQETPEEENEKWGVGEWLKCEELGQQYGPDSHEFRHSMSLRNRIGKQIDELLSRTQSDFIFVPSIDTSANVGGCPTIGVPLGFYPPEHPITRRKSNGLVSVGPHVPFGGLFVGRRWSDFDLISAAHAFEQGSRVRDKVSPVISSDVELPLRKEEGFPYVLASTKTADMATQASLNYLAPLPQWDDIKPYEISGRVAPGQQKNNLEFVPQVVEVHDARDWGDKFALDTTGFEWVSHNTTEGLDTDASVTRYVEELEAFLGKYLEADMVLTFQYQIRKRNLDILDPRVRPPSNFVHVGRLMNMAINPVPRDVDFHTDVSPAGAEARIRFSFPNDAEKILRGSLWRPLFSPLQDCPLALCDSRTVEEDELVESDYVYPNFVSESLMVKHSPRHKWFYLPEQRKDELLIITNYDSASGRRTPHTGFELQNCSDAVRPRESIEMKVVVYSKE; via the exons ATGGCTTCGCAACGCACTCTCAAGATTGCACTCTCCCTCGCTGTCGTTGTGGCTCTGCTGACCTCGCCGTTCACCCAGGTCGCAAATCTGACCTACAACTGGATGAGATCTTTCTGGCAACGGCCCTCCGCCCTCACAATGTCTGTCAAGCTTGAAAACACTTCCATTGCCGAGGTTCTCGCTGGGCTCGAACACGGACAATTTACGGCTGTCGAGCTGGTGACG ACATATATCAAACGAATCGAACAACTGAACCCACGGGTCCATGCGGTATCCCAACTCAACCCCGATGCTCTCGCTATAGCACGCGACAGAGATTCCGAACGAAAAGCAGGAGTCCCTCTTGGCATCCTTCATGGAGTACCAGTGCTTGTTAAGGACGTGGTTCTCACCAAAGACGGGTTGAAGTCGACAA ATGGCTGCTCCGGGTTGGTTGATGCCATACCCGCCTATGAAGCGACCGTTATCCGGCGCCTTCGTGATCAAGGTGCCATCCTCTTGGGGAAAACTGTGCCGACGCAATGGGCAAACTATCGGAATCCCGGACGTGCCTCAGGAGGCTGGTCAGCAGTAGGAGGCCAATGCTTGGCCCCTTACCACGTAGATCAAGACCCATCTGGCTCTTCGTCAGGGAGTGCAGTCGCTGCTTGTCTTGGACTTGCAGCGGCCACCATAGGGACCGAG ACATCCGGGAGCTTGAGCTCGCCAGCTCAAAGATCCGCGGTTTTCAGCATCAAACCCACTGTTGGGCTCACTTCCAGACACGGCGTGTATACTGTGAGCGAATGGCAAGATACTGTAGGTGTCATCGGCCGTACTGTCCGGGATGCGGCAACTATTCTTACTGCCATTGCGG GATCGGATCCAGCGGATCCGTTCACCATCTCGGACCCTCGAGACAACGACGGCGTCCAGAAACCAGCGGAGGGCACAAACTTTGCCGAAGCTTGTACAGAGCATGGACTTCGAGGCAAAAGAATTGCT GTCCCACGACACCTCTTTCCGCAAGACAAGGTCGTGAATGCTGCTTTCGATGAGGCCCTCTTGTTGATGGAATCTCTTGGCGCCTCTATCGTGGACAACGTCCACTTTTCAGAGTTCAACAGTAATTATACATTCTCAGAGGACCTGGAATGGACCCTCGGGCTCCGGATTGCGCTCCGCGAAA ACATGAAGAAGTCGCTTGCGGCGTATGAAGAGAACCCGAAATCTCTCCATGAGCTCTCTGATGTTATTAAATACACCCAAGAGACTCCTGAAGAAGAAAACGAGAAATGGGGAGTTGGGGAATGGTTGAAGTGCGAAGAACTTGGCCAACAATATGGACCAGACTCTCACGAGTTTCGCCATTCAATGAGTCTGCGAAATCGTATCGGCAAGCAAATAGATGAGCTCCTCAGTCGCACCCAGTCTGATTTCATCTTCGTCCCCTCTATCGATACCAGCGCAAATGTCGGGGGCTGTCCTACCATTGGCGTCCCTCTCGGCTTTTACCCACCCGAGCACCCCATCACGCGACGAAAGTCGAATGGCCTCGTGAGTGTCGGGCCGCATGTGCC TTTCGGCGGGCTGTTCGTGGGCCGTCGGTGGTCTGATTTCGATCTCATCTCAGCCGCACACGCCTTCGAGCAAGGCTCCAGGGTCAGAGATAAGGTCTCTCCCGTGATTTCTTCTGACGTGGAGCTTCCGCTTCGCAAAGAAGAGGGCTTCC CATATGTTCTTGCCAGCACGAAGACAGCTGACATGGCGACTCAAGCCTCTCTGAACTACCTTGCCCCCCTGCCCCAATGGGACGACATCAAGCCATACGAAATTTCTGGTCGGGTGGCCCCGGGACAGCAGAAAAACAACCTTGAATTTGTGCCGCAGGTTGTTGAGGTTCATGATGCTCGCGATTGGGGTGACAAATTTGCCCTGGATACAACTGGATTTGAATGGGTCTCCCATAACACCACAGAGGGTCTCGATACGGACGCCAGCGTGACGAGATACGTGGAAGAGCTCGAGGCGTTCCTTGGCAAATATCTGGAGGCTGACATGGTCTTGACCTTCCAGTACCAG ATCCGGAAGCGGAATTTGGATATCCTAGACCCTCGGGTGCGACCCCCAAGCAACTTCGTCCACGTTGGTAGGCTCATGAACATGGCAATCAACCCGGTTCCCCGAGACGTTGACTTTCACACAGACGTCTCCCCCGCTGGGGCAGAGGCCCGGATACGCTTCAGCTTCCCTAACGACGCAGAGAAGATCTTACGCGGAAG TCTGTGGCGTCCTCTATTCAGTCCATTGCAGGATTGCCCTCTGGCATTGTGTGACTCGCGCAcggttgaagaagatgagctcGTGGAGAGCGATTATGTCTATCCCAACTTTGTGAGTGAGTCACTCATGGTGAAGCATTCTCCACGCCATAAATGGTTTTACCTCCCAGAGCAACGCAAGGACGAGCTACTGATCATTACGAACTATGATTCGGCATCAGGGAGAC GCACTCCACACACAGGCTTCGAGCTCCAGAATTGCAGTGATGCGGTCAGGCCTCGAGAAAGCATTGAGATGAAGGTTGTCGTTTACAGTAAGGAGTGA
- a CDS encoding Dihydrolipoamide acetyltransferase component of pyruvate dehydrogenase complex, which produces MLRRSVTSLPGRLITQRGILYRAGSLSLPGRFFHTSLTHNVVKPYLLADIGEGITECQIIKWFVKAGDKVQQFDPICEVQSDKASVEITSRYDGTIKKINYEVDDMAAVGAPLMDIEVDDNDDPTADAKPSSSPIDEVNSAGSIQPLDKLAVVAEQIAFPSTPDPATQQQSQPASSTPKNCGTMLPSVRHLLKQHNIDLSEVTGTGKGGRVLKEDVQKHLAAKSSHDSTGVQQTRTTTLPEDFVVPLTPVQNQMYQSMTQSLSIPHFLYTQTVDVTDLTSLRKQFLSNPKALAQLTANGAKKLSPLPFIIKALSQAVTKYPTLNSSLVHETGAKPQLALKGSHNIGIAMDTPKGLVVPVIKNVQGHSIISLAAEVERLSALAKEGRLSPESMKGATMLVSNIGSIGGQVVAPIIMSPMVMILAVGRSQKVPAFETGEDGARQLVEKEQAVFSWSADHRVLDGATVARCAEEMAFWLENVNMLGLFSS; this is translated from the exons ATGTTGCGCCGTTCTGTTACTAGTCTCCCAGGCAGGTTGATCACACAACGTGGCATACTCTACAGGGCTGGTAGTCTTTCTCTCCCAGGGCGCTTCTTTCACACAAGTCTTACACACAATGTGGTGAAGCCATATCTTCTCGCCGACATTGGCGAAG GAATTACCGAGTGCCAGATCATCAAATGGTTTGTCAAAGCAGGGGACAAAGTACAACAATTTGATCCTATTTGCGAGGTTCAGTCGGACAAGGCCTCGGTCGAG ATCACTTCTCGGTACGATGGAACAATTAAGAAGATCAATTATGAAGTGGATGATATGGCAGCAGTTGGTGCA CCTCTCATGGATATAGAGGTCGACGACAACGATGACCCTACCGCCGACGCGAAACCATCCAGCTCCCCCATAGATGAGGTAAATTCTGCAGGATCTATCCAACCATTGGATAAGTTAGCTGTCGTGGCCGAACAAATTGCATTCCCCTCGACTCCAGACCCAGCAACACAACAGCAAAGCCAGCCTGCATCTTCGACACCTAAGAACTGTGGTACCATGCTGCCTTCTGTGAGACATCTACTCAAACAGCACAACATCGACCTTTCCGAAGTTACAGGGACTGGAAAGGGCGGACGAGTCTTGAAAGAAGATGTCCAGAAGCATCTAGCAGCAAAGAGCTCGCACGACTCGACAGGTGTCCAACAGACACGTACCACGACGCTACCAGAGGATTTCGTTGTCCCCCTGACCCCAGTTCAGAACCAGATGTACCAGTCCATGACACAGTCTCTGTCAATTCCGCACTTCCTATACACTCAAACTGTCGATGTGACAGATTTGACGTCACTCCGCAAGCAGTTTCTCAGCAACCCCAAGGCATTGGCCCAGCTCACAGCCAATGGTGCCAAGAAGCTTTCGCCTTTGCCATTCATTATCAAGGCTCTGTCGCAAGCAGTTACCAAGTATCCTACGCTGAATTCTTCCTTGGTACACGAGACGGGCGCAAAACCTCAACTGGCCTTGAAGGGATCTCACAATATCGGCATTGCCATGGATACACCAAAGGGCCTGGTTGTCCCCGTCATTAAAAACGTCCAGGGTCattccatcatctctctcgcCGCAGAAGTTGAACGTCTAAGTGCTCTAGCGAAAGAGGGTAGGTTAAGCCCGGAGAGCATGAAGGGTGCAACCATGCTGGTAAGCAATATCGGTAGTATCGGGGGACAAGTGGTGGCACCAATTATCATGTCCCCTATGGTTATGATTCTGGCCGTCGGTCGTTCACAAAAGGTGCCTGCATTTGAGACAGGCGAGGATGGAGCAAGGCAACTGGTCGAGAAAGAACAGGCTGTGTTTAGTTGGAGTGCAGATCACAGAGTCCTCGACGGTGCGACTGTGGCAAGGTgcgccgaggagatggcgTTTTGGCTGGAGAATGTGAATATGCTGGGGTTATTTTCAAGTTAG
- a CDS encoding 2-oxoisovalerate dehydrogenase subunit alpha — MTVLIRRCRSHLANRGLTAYCRTLNAPRSARWSSTSNLTPQDGQPRFPGAINSSFVRTMQWTEPSTIPTIPTYRIMNSNSIIEDESQVSSEVTPERVLGWYKNMLTVNIMDGIMFDAQRHGRLSFYMVSHGEEALMVGSAAALDAADVITTQYREHGVFLQRGYELKDFMCQLAGNHNDPGKGRNMPVHYSGKSKVNIHAVASTLGTQIPHATGAGYALKMEALENPDQAPRVAVSYFGEGAASEGDFHGALNVAATQDVPVIFICRNNGFAISTPASQQYRGDGIAGRGAGYGIETLRVDGTDIFAVYQATKEARRRALEGGGRPILLEFMSYRISHHSTSDDSSAYRSSSDVSYWKSDDRHPVARLRKWLEHQGVWDQTRDAELRAQLRKDIIRELSEAEKEKKPALRAIFSDVYAELTEEAEAQRQELKRIMLKYPEEYDFEEHEGGIEGL; from the exons ATGACAGTCTTGATACGTCGATGCCGTAGCCACTTGGCGAATAGAGGATTGACAGCGTATTGTCGGACCCTCAACGCGCCAAGATCAGCTCGATGGAGCTCAACCTCGAACCTCACTCCCCAAGATGGCCA ACCACGATTCCCCGGCGCCATCAACAGCTCCTTTGTGCGGACAATGCAGTGGACCGAACCATCCACGATCCCCACGATTCCGACGTACCGCATCATGAACTCCAACAGCATTATCGAAGATGAGAGCCAGGTTTCATCCGAAGTCACGCCCGAGCGAGTACTAGGATGGTACAAAAACATGCTCACAG TCAacatcatggatggcatcatGTTTGACGCACAGAGACACGGTCGTCTGAGCTTTTACATG GTCTCCCATGGCGAAGAAGCTCTCATGGTTGGGTCCGCAGCCGCCTTGGATGCCGCCGACGTTATCACCACCCAGTACAGAGAACACGGCGTCTTTCTGCAGCGCGGATATGAGTTGAAAGACTTTATGTGCCAGCTAGCAGGAAACCACAATGATCCTGGAAAGGGACGTAACATGCCAGTTCACTATAGTGGAAAGAGCAAAGTTAATATT CACGCAGTAGCCTCTACCCTGGGCACCCAGATACCCCATGCCACCGGCGCCGGATACGCtctgaagatggaggctctCGAGAACCCTGACCAGGCGCCAAGAGTAGCAGTGTCATACTTTGGCGAGGGTGCTGCCAGCGAGGGCGACTTCCATGGTGCACTTAACGTCGCTGCTACACAGGACGTTCCTGTCATCTTTATCTGTCGTAATAATGGCTTCGCTATTTCGACCCCAGCATCCCAACAATACCGTGGAGATGGAATTGCTGGCCGCGGAGCAGGTTACGGCATCGAGACCCTCCGCGTCGATGGTACCGATATCTTTGCTGTGTACCAGGCAACGAAGGAAGCTAGAAGGCGAGCGCTTGAAGGAGGCGGACGACCGATCCTCCTAGAATTCATGAGCTATCGCATCTCGCATCACAGCACAAGCGACGACAGCTCAGCGTATCGTTCTAGCAGTGACGTGAGCTATTGGAAGTCCGATGATCGCCATCCCGTCGCTCGGCTACGCAAGTGGCTGGAGCACCAAGGTGTTTGGGATCAGACAAGAGACGCCGAGCTGCGGGCGCAGCTTCGCAAGGACATTATCCGGGAGCTTTCAGAggcagagaaggaaaagaagcctGCGCTTCGTGCTATCTTTTCTGATGTCTACGCCGAGTTGACTGAGGAAGCAGAAGCACAACGTCAGGAACTCAAGAGGATTATGCTCAAGTACCCTGAAGAGTACGATTTTGAGGAGCATGAGGGGGGAATTGAAGGTTTATAG
- a CDS encoding Transket-pyr domain-containing protein — translation MIFTFNMASICGASRSKMGFQHVRRFASQAAKPRKLNVPIDFAKTPLLHHNRKTLSQTPGLPTDGPSTRKNLFQSVNDALRTALGASNKVLCFGEDVAFGGVFRCTTGLQNDFGPHRVFNTPITEQGIVGAAIGAAAEGMKPVVEIQFADYVFPAFDQIVNEAAKFRYREGKTGGNVGGLVIRMPCGGVGHGALYHTQSPESLFGHIPGFRVVVPRSPSQAKGLLLSAILESEDPIIFMEPKILYRAAVEEVPDESYTLPISKAEVVKTGSDVTIISYGRPLYTCMAAIEAAERDRPGLSIELIDLRTIFPWDRQTILDSVAKTGRALVVHESMVNFGVGSEIAATIQEHNLLKMKAPVKRVAGWTTHTGLAYEKYIFPDVARVYDAILESNDY, via the exons ATGATATTCACCTTCAACATGGCTTCAATCTGTGGGGCGTCACGAAGCAAGATGGGTTTTCAGCACGTCCGTCGTTTTGCTTCACAGGCTGCCAAACCTCGAAAGCTCAATGTTCCAATCGATTTCGCAAAGACTCCTCTACTACATCACAACCGAAAAACTCTTTCCCAAACCCCAGGTCTTCCAACTGACGGTCCCTCTACACGCAAGAACCTTTTCCAATCCGTCAACGACGCGTTGCGTACTGCCCTGGGCGCATCTAACAAGGTTCTTTGCTTCGGCGAGGATGTAGCCTTTGGCGGCGTCTTTCGTTGCACAACTGGCCTACAGAATGACTTCGGGCCACATCGCGTTTTCAACACTCCAATTACCGAGCAGGGTATTGTTGGTGCAGCCATTGGTGCCGCTGCGGAAGGCATGAAGCCTGTGGTTGAGATTCAATTTGCCGACTACGTCTTTCCAGCCTTTGACCAGATCGTCAACGAGGCAGCCAAGTTTCGATATCGCGAAGGTAAAACAGGTGGCAACGTCGGCGGTCTCGTTATCCGCATGCCCTGCGGtggcgttggccatggcgCGCT CTACCACACGCAATCACCCGAGTCTCTATTTGGCCACATCCCTGGATTCAGAGTTGTGGTGCCTCGATCCCCATCGCAAGCGAAGGGCCTGCTTCTGTCGGCGATCCTCGAATCCGAAGatcccatcatcttcatggaACCCAAGATCCTGTATCGAGCCGCGGTCGAAGAGGTTCCCGACGAGTCGTATACCTTGCCTATTAGCAAAGCTGAGGTTGTTAAGACCGGCAGCGATGTCACAATAATCTCATATGGACGACCATTGTACACTTGCATGGCAGCTATTGAGGCCGCTGAGCGAGACCGTCCTGGCCTAAGCATCGAGCTGATTGATCTGAGAACCATTTTCCCATGGGACCGGCAGACAATTCTCGACAGCGTTGCCAAGACCGGGCGTGCTCTGGTAGTCCACGAGAGTATGGTGAACTTTGGAGTCGGCTCTGAAATTGCAGCTACGATACAGGAGCACAATCTACTAAAAATGAAGGCACCCGTGAAGAGAGTGGCGGGATGGACAACACATACAGGGCTAGCCTACGAGAAGTACATCTTCCCAGACGTCGCCA GGGTATATGATGCAATTCTAGAGAGTAACGATTATTAG
- a CDS encoding Acetolactate synthase yields MMKRHNVECIFGYPGGAILPVFDAIYQSDYFKFILPKHEQGAGHMAQGYARASGKPGVVLVTSGPGATNMVTPMQDALSDGTPLVVFSGQVRTTSLGSDAFQEADTIGITRACTKWNVMVKHVDELPQRINEAFEIATTGRPGPVLVDLPQDVTVGMLQRPVVAKAHVPSRSIRHQMAAMARDYELEIDLRRVARLINLARKPIIYAGQGVILSEGGPELLKQLADRCSIPVTTSLQGLGAFDELDDKALHMLGLHGTAYANMSIQHADLILALGARFDDRVTMNVSKFAPAAYAAEKEGRGGIVHFEMVPKNINKVVQATEAIEGDVGANLKRLLPLLDNCTPESEKRKDWLQQIDQWKKRWPLSSFDRDSRHGHIQPQVVIEELNKLVAHRKQDMYVTTGVGQHQMWAAHHLRWRKPRSMITSGGLGTMGFGLPAAIGAKMAHPDALVIDIDGDASFSMTLSELSTAAQFNVGVKVLLLNNEEQGMVTQLQNIYYQDRYAHTHQVNPDFVTLSEAMHVQARRVSDPKELVEGLDWLVHSEGPALLEVITDKKVCVFPTVKSGGGLDEFIAYDEEREKHRRELIRERTSGVHG; encoded by the exons atgatgaaaagaCACAACGTTGAGTGCATAT TTGGATACCCCGGAGGAGCCATTCTCCCTGTTTTTGATGCAATTTATCAGTCCGACTACTTCAAGTTCATTCTGCCCAAACATGAACAAGGGGCTGGACATATGGCCCAGGGCTATGCTAGAGCCTCCGGCAAGCCCGGTGTTGTGCTGGTCACTTCGGGTCCGGGAGCCACTAACATGGTCACTCCGATGCAGGATGCGCTCTCTGATGGTACGCCGCTGGTCGTCTTTTCGGGACAAGTCCGAACGACCTCTCTTGGTAGCGACGCCTTTCAGGAAGCCGACACGATAGGCATAACGCGAGCTTGTACCAAGTGGAATGTTATGGTTAAGCACGTTGATGAACTGCCCCAGCGAATTAATGAGGCTTTCGAGATTGCTACCACAGGGAGACCTGGGCCTGTTCTGGTTGATCTGCCACAGGATGTCACTGTCGGTATGTTGCAACGGCCTGTCGTTGCGAAGGCTCATGTGCCGTCAAGATCGATTCGACATCAGatggcggcaatggcaaggGATTATGAGCTTGAGATTGACCTCAGACGCGTTGCTCGTCTGATTAATCTTGCTCGCAAACCAATCATCTACGCTGGGCAAGGTGTTATTCTTTCAGAAGGTGGTCCAGAACTGCTAAAGCAATTGGCCGACCGGTGTTCTATCCCTGTCACGACGTCACTGCAAGGTCTCGGCGCATtcgatgaacttgatgataAGGCCCTTCACATGCTCGGTCTGCATGGAACAGCATACGCCAACATGTCGATTCAACACGCCGATCTCATCCTGGCTCTCGGTGCGCGTTTTGATGATCGAGTCACCATGAACGTGTCCAAATTTGCCCCTGCGGCTTACGCTGCGGAGAaggaaggacgaggaggtaTCGTTCACTTTGAGATGGTACCGAAAAACATTAACAAGGTTGTGCAAGCTACCGAGGCTATAGAAGGCGACGTTGGGGCCAATTTGAAGCGACTATTACCGTTGCTTGACAACTGTACGCCAGAGAGCGAGAAGCGGAAAGACTGGCTGCAACAAATCGATCagtggaagaagagatggccCCTATCCAGCTTTGACCGCGACTCCCGTCATGGCCACATCCAGCCGCAGGTCGTCATCGAGGAGCTGAACAAGCTCGTCGCACATCGGAAGCAAGACATGTATGTCACCACTGGCGTCGGGCAACATCAGATGTGGGCGGCTCACCATTTACGGTGGCGAAAGCCTCGTTCCATGATAACATCTGGTGGCCTCGGCACCATGGGCTTTGGGCTTCCAGCGGCGATTGGTGCCAAGATGGCACACCCGGACGCTCTAGTGATAGATATTGATGGCGACGCCTCGTTCAGTATGACATTATCTGAGCTATCCACCGCGGCACAGTTCAATGTCGGCGTCAAGGTGTTGTTGCTTAACAATGAGGAACAAGGTATGGTGACGCAGCTCCAAAACATCTACTACCAAGATCGCTACGCACACACACATCAAGTCAACCCAGACTTTGTGACACTTTCCGAGGCGATGCATGTGCAAGCTCGTCGAGTATCAGACCCAAAGGAACTGGTAGAGGGTTTGGACTGGCTGGTCCATTCCGAGGGGCCGGCGCTTCTTGAAGTGATAACCGACAAGAAGGTCTGTGTGTTTCCCACCGTCAAATCAGGGGGAGGGCTGGATGAGTTCATTGCATATGATGAAG